A section of the Anabaena cylindrica PCC 7122 genome encodes:
- a CDS encoding pyridoxine 5'-phosphate synthase, with protein sequence MPTLGVNIDHIATIRQARRTVEPDPVAAAVLAELAGADGITVHLREDRRHIQDRDVRILRQTVRSHLNLEMAATDEMLSIALDIKPDYVTLVPEKREEVTTEGGLNIVGQVARIGEIVDKLQSSGIPVSLFIDAETAQIEASAKVQAKFIELHTGQYAEAQDETTRQRELALLAQGCEQAIKAGLRVNAGHGLTYWNVYPIAALPGMEELNIGHTIISRAALVGIERAVREMKQAILGNS encoded by the coding sequence GTGCCTACACTCGGTGTAAATATTGACCATATCGCTACCATTCGCCAAGCCAGACGGACAGTAGAACCTGACCCTGTAGCGGCTGCGGTGTTGGCAGAATTAGCAGGTGCAGATGGAATTACCGTACATTTGCGGGAAGATAGAAGACATATTCAAGACAGAGATGTAAGAATTTTAAGACAAACGGTGCGATCGCATCTCAATTTAGAAATGGCTGCAACTGATGAAATGTTGTCAATTGCTCTCGACATCAAACCCGATTATGTAACATTAGTACCTGAAAAGCGTGAAGAAGTCACCACAGAAGGCGGTTTGAATATTGTCGGGCAAGTTGCTAGAATAGGTGAGATAGTTGATAAGCTGCAAAGTTCTGGCATTCCCGTAAGTCTATTTATTGATGCCGAAACAGCACAAATCGAAGCTTCAGCTAAGGTGCAAGCAAAGTTTATTGAACTACACACAGGACAATATGCTGAGGCTCAAGATGAAACAACTCGTCAACGTGAACTAGCTTTATTAGCGCAAGGTTGCGAGCAAGCGATTAAAGCTGGGTTGAGGGTAAATGCCGGACATGGACTCACATATTGGAATGTCTACCCCATAGCGGCGCTTCCAGGCATGGAAGAACTCAACATTGGTCATACCATCATCAGTCGGGCAGCTTTAGTAGGAATAGAAAGAGCCGTCCGGGAAATGAAACAAGCCATACTTGGTAATTCGTAA
- a CDS encoding Uma2 family endonuclease, with translation MLLELQQIIVNPGQQMLLKDISWQQLENILEEMGEKRAARISYSHGWLEIMVPLPEHEKDKEIFGELVRILLDKLEIDFEPFGSTTLKNERMCQAVEPDTSFYIQNQAAIIGKNRIDLNIDPPPDLAIEIDITSRTRFENYEILGVPELWRYQQQGLEIFLLQEGKYVKSQSSPNLPNIPIVELVNEYVQQCLKIGRSQAVRNFRNWVKDNL, from the coding sequence ATGCTTTTAGAACTGCAACAAATTATTGTCAACCCAGGCCAACAAATGTTACTCAAAGATATTAGTTGGCAGCAATTAGAAAATATTTTAGAAGAAATGGGAGAAAAGCGTGCAGCACGTATTTCTTATAGTCATGGCTGGTTAGAAATTATGGTTCCTTTACCTGAACACGAAAAAGATAAAGAGATATTTGGTGAACTGGTCAGAATTTTATTAGATAAACTCGAAATTGATTTTGAGCCTTTTGGTTCTACAACACTTAAAAATGAGCGAATGTGTCAAGCTGTCGAACCAGATACAAGTTTTTATATTCAAAATCAAGCAGCAATAATCGGGAAAAATAGGATTGACTTAAATATAGATCCACCACCAGATTTAGCTATCGAAATTGATATTACTTCCCGCACTCGATTTGAGAACTATGAAATTTTGGGAGTTCCTGAACTTTGGCGATATCAACAACAAGGCTTAGAAATTTTCTTGTTACAAGAAGGGAAATATGTAAAGTCCCAATCTAGTCCTAATCTTCCTAATATCCCTATTGTGGAATTAGTAAATGAGTATGTGCAGCAATGTTTAAAAATTGGCAGAAGTCAGGCTGTACGTAATTTTAGAAATTGGGTTAAGGATAATTTATAA
- a CDS encoding Uma2 family endonuclease: MTTENNLAIVDWESHNPPTDLIFDDGEPLESNRHRIAMNVLIRSLQQAWCDRNDYFTGGNMFIYYSSTQVRNRDFRGPDFFAVLNVDGTNSRQGWVVWEEDGRYPDVIVELMSRSTAVIDKGIKKDLYEQTFHTSDYFVYDPFDPNSLQGWHLDENQKYQPLTPNENGWLWCRRLGFWLGTWEGTIDKETAVWVRFYDVAGNLVLLPEEAAKSQAAKLAARLRELGENPDML, translated from the coding sequence ATGACTACCGAAAACAATCTAGCCATTGTGGACTGGGAATCCCATAACCCACCTACAGATTTAATATTTGATGATGGTGAACCTTTGGAATCAAATCGACATCGTATTGCCATGAATGTCTTGATTCGGTCATTGCAGCAAGCTTGGTGCGATCGCAATGATTATTTTACTGGCGGCAATATGTTTATTTACTACAGTAGCACCCAAGTTCGGAATCGTGATTTTCGAGGTCCCGATTTCTTTGCAGTTCTCAACGTTGATGGTACAAATTCTAGACAAGGTTGGGTAGTTTGGGAAGAAGATGGTCGCTATCCTGATGTGATTGTGGAATTAATGTCACGGTCTACAGCAGTAATAGATAAGGGAATTAAAAAAGACCTTTATGAACAAACTTTCCACACCTCAGATTATTTTGTCTACGACCCATTTGACCCTAATTCTTTACAAGGATGGCATTTAGATGAGAACCAAAAATATCAACCTTTGACTCCCAATGAAAATGGTTGGTTATGGTGCAGACGTTTGGGGTTTTGGTTAGGAACTTGGGAAGGAACTATAGATAAGGAAACTGCGGTTTGGGTGCGGTTTTATGATGTTGCTGGAAATCTAGTTTTATTACCGGAAGAAGCAGCTAAATCACAAGCAGCTAAATTGGCTGCTAGATTAAGAGAACTGGGTGAAAATCCAGATATGTTGTGA
- a CDS encoding ABC transporter permease: MQRYLKVLRLFWSTAIAAEMEYRINFILAALTSIGNLAGSLFGLFLFYRQGYTFTGWSWDAALIVLGMFTLLQGFSATLLAPNLNRIVRHVQEGTLDFVLLKPIRSQFWLSLHTLSPWGLPDLIFGCIIIGYAGKNLGLGIDRYLLSILPLCCSLVILYSLWFMLGSTTIWFVKIYNVTEVLRGLLEAGRYPVIAYPTAYRVFFTFVVPVAFLTTVPAQAMLGESQLIWLFGAVILAVTLFSISTWFWRFALRFYTSASS, encoded by the coding sequence ATGCAAAGATATTTAAAAGTACTAAGGTTATTTTGGAGTACTGCTATTGCCGCAGAAATGGAATATCGCATTAATTTCATCTTAGCTGCCCTCACCAGCATAGGCAATCTAGCAGGTAGTTTGTTTGGGCTATTCTTATTTTACCGCCAAGGCTACACTTTTACTGGCTGGTCATGGGATGCAGCCTTAATAGTTTTAGGAATGTTCACCCTATTACAAGGCTTTTCTGCCACTCTCCTAGCTCCCAACCTAAACCGCATTGTTCGTCATGTCCAAGAAGGTACATTAGACTTTGTATTATTAAAACCTATCCGCAGTCAGTTTTGGCTTTCCCTTCATACCCTATCACCATGGGGATTACCAGATTTAATTTTTGGCTGTATTATTATTGGCTACGCAGGTAAAAATCTGGGTTTAGGAATCGACAGGTATTTACTCAGTATATTACCCTTATGTTGCAGTTTAGTGATTCTTTACAGCCTGTGGTTTATGTTGGGGTCTACCACAATCTGGTTTGTCAAAATATATAATGTGACTGAAGTACTCCGAGGTTTATTAGAAGCTGGCAGATATCCAGTTATAGCTTATCCAACTGCTTATCGCGTTTTTTTCACTTTTGTAGTTCCAGTGGCATTTTTAACCACAGTTCCCGCTCAAGCAATGTTGGGTGAAAGTCAATTAATTTGGTTATTTGGTGCAGTAATATTAGCGGTGACGTTATTTTCAATTTCCACTTGGTTTTGGCGGTTTGCATTACGTTTTTATACTAGTGCTTCGAGTTAG